The sequence AAATGACTAGGACCCTGGCCCGTGCCCTACAATCATCCATATAGCAGACTAAGAGGATCCACTAAAAGATCCAAAAGTATGACAGCTCCTCCTTGTCATCCACGCTTGCTCCATCAAGTGCATCCAGCTCCGTAATCCCTGCGTCTAAGACAggctctggttggtgttttaaaacaccgtctcagagtgagagtgagtagctaactcaatggtaccattaacaataagttacacatgttatcatacgtaGGAACAAATTTAGTGAAAAACAGACATTCTAGGAAACCtagttactcttgttaatgtaaatgCATGTTTCAATAACATGGTGCATGCTCTTTcctccaacactccctcgagtgacaaTATCTAATATTGATCGCAgtgcccaacactccctcaatgcgacctcgactgccgaatcGTCAATACTAgctaatgcaatgtaatatagGATGTTAGTCAAGTTGATTaattacattcattcattcagcaATTTTGGAAAACCGGGACACCCTATCAGATCAATGCCCTATCTCGATTGCGTGACCCTGGCGGCCGTGGCCATATGGCTCTTGCGATCATTGGCCCATTTGGGGTCGTCATTcccaatattaaaatcatacGAAGGTGGTTTGAGAAGGGGTCTTtgcttgcggtcactacggggagattcatcatcccagcgtaggccgatagctcgggatagtgtcccatactaccatgcccgactcTCGAGACTTGTGGGCCGTAACTAGTGGTTTGTCGGTGGGTGCAAACAGACACAGGGTGCCTCATGTTCAAGCAGGCATGTACATACATGGTTAACGTACATGGATGACCAACTGGTGGGCTAATTTGTTCCCACACGACGAACTACAAGTTGTACGACTTGAGAGCAACATCTCGCATAGCCCAACTACAGCCAACAACACACAGTTTGACTAGTTGGGCCAAATTTACCCGTGGGCGGGCCTATCAGAAGGGTTACCTAAGAGGGTTCCGAATTGTTGGCCAATCCAAAGAGGGAACGATGTATAGATGCAATATAATAAAGTATAAGTCGATATACTCGTAGTTGTGAGAGAATTAGGTATGTATAATGATAAACCACATTCTCTATCAGTACATAAGTTACTGTTTTATAAGAATTCGAGGTATTTCCTAATGGACATGTACATGGGTTTAAGTTTCAAGAGAACATGAAAGGGAATGAGCACTATAGCTGAATACAGGAAGAATTTAAACAAACTTGGAGAAATGTGGTCGGTTAATTCACCCACTCCATACATGTGAGACACATGTGTCCGAGTTTATCTTGCTAACTTTGTAAAAATGAGGATATCATAACCAGGAATTCCACATTTGTCAACAAATCAACAATGCAGACATCTAATTAACCTAATCCACACATATAAGGGACATGCAATCGGATTCACCTTGTAAAATCAGCAATTTTGGGAATATCATATTTCTAATTTGACACTTATCAAACAAATCAAGCAATGCATGTATCAGGGAAGTTAAAACCAAAATTTCTTCCCCGATTTGGGAAATTTATGTGCACAATTCCGAATTTAGCCATTCCACTTCATGGAAGCAACATGCAAGGCAATTTATCAAATATAATCACTAAGATTCGTTCTAGGTATGATAATAggccacctagaggtaatggtccgcacctatagTCGATTGGAGGTTCTTGAAGTTGCTTTAGCGGCGCCGGGTCCGTGAATTGACTCGCTGGGGCCCTGTGCTAGAGGAATTGGCATGTCCGGACACATGCAAGTGGCCTATCCTACGAAAATTTGAGGAGAGTTCGAGTAGTTACCTTTCGATCAGTGATACTCCACCTTTATGGCGGTAGGGCCGCGGTTTCCGGCGAATGACGGTGGTAGGAGAGGGGGATTACTCAATTCCCAACTCACTTCCTCTCACAACTccccttcctctctctcactctctctcttctctctcctctcctctctctgtcactctctctttctctctcttttgctgGAAATGTGTTGttggagtgagggagagagagttgaaggCTTATATAGCCTGGGTTTTTGCCTAACTAGCCCTAGGGTGACAATTCCTACCACAAGTGACCCTTTGGGGCACACTTATGGTTTTCGGGGCTGCCTCAGTGGCCCCCTAGCCATCTGTGCCATGAGATGGGTGTCTCATAGTCTGATGAGGGGCTGCCCAAATTTTGGTGGCAAACAGACGCGGAAATTGATTGCAAGGGTCCAATTcgtgatcaacggtcatcgtcctTCGATCAAGGGTCAAATTTGGTGGACAAGGGCAGAGAAATATCTTCGACCTACGGTGTAAGTTTGGGttaaatctaatggttggaatgtcATAATTTATTGTCATAAGTGGCAGGGCTAATTGTTTTAAAAATTCAGATCTTAGGCTATTATTTGGGAGAGTTGCATTTCATAAGAGCTGGCTAGACGGCGCAAATCATCAATTTCCAGGCGTCATTTGAGTCCATTGCCCACGATGAACCACAAGTCCAGTGAGGTCCATAGCTTCCCAAAGTTTCGGATTTATTTGCTCCTTTTTAGGCATGACACGGCCCGTGCAGATAGTCGTCAAGTATCATTGAGCAAACCGGCTCTATAGCCCGCGTTCGACCTGAACACATTCAGACTTGATTGCATTAGCAGCTTAATTTGTTTTAATTTATTGGTGGTGGGCCTCGCACGTGCGATCGAATTATGTGGTCCTACGGCAATCCActcgtggacgcctcaggacactgttctaaTTGGCCTGGGTGTTACAGGGGCAATCTGCCTCTTCCCTTACtatggggcctacagtgatgtacaCGCCTTACATCCATTCATTTCATCTGTTTTGGTAGATCATTTTATCCCACGGTTGCAAAAACTaagtagatctaaatatcaggtagaccatgccacaagaaacagtggtgaatgaccattaaaaacttgttgcaatccacaaaagttttggatcaagttgatatttgtgtgtcgCTTCATccacaaaagttttaatggtgattaCTCAATCACCGTCGTTTCTCGTGGTATGGTACACCTAAgattttggatctactttattttttggattgtgTCCTATAATTAcctttcaaaacggatgaacaatgtggatgtaagacacatacaccaaggtgggccccacagcaggaTTTACCCAAGTCTTGCCCTCCTAACTGGGGTTGTACATGaatgagttagcttggttagctcgctcaactcgacttgaaaaagctcgatttgaatcggttcgaaattgagttcgagccaagtcaagctaattttttgagctcgaaaaaatttccagctgagtttgagcttgcccaagctcaactCAACTGTCGAATCGAACCCAAGCTTGAATCGAATTCAAATCGAAGCAATTCagtaactcggttactttgatattgatgttgctcaccaaatgtttgttgaaatgactcaatgaagtgctgACTGGTGGCAAAGAAGGCATGTATGTGAAATATATGTAAATAGCTACAGCCGTTTTACAtacactaagaaattgaaagtgccctCCAAGTGTATGTGAAAATGCCGTATAGGCTCGAATTTGGCTCGAGGACCCAGCCGAGCTGAGTCAACAGTGCCAAGCtccactcggttcgactcgtgtacacctctccTAACAACAAATTTGCTCCAAGAGGGCCCATCTGACGAGCTGGGCGTCCTGACTTTTTCTCCAGAGCCCACACGCGAAGCCCAACGGCTGGATCCGACACACGTGTGTCAAGCTGGCACGTGTGGGAGCAAACGTCATTTTCTACGGGAGTAGCATCTACTAAGGTCAGTCCCTGATGGCAAAGCAGAGAAAATGAGAAGTGGAATCGCCTCTCTCTCATCATCTCTTCAACCTGGAAATCTCCTTCGCTCATCCATCTATCGCCCAAAACCTCTCTTTTCCCATTTTGCCCTTCCCATCAGTATAAAAAGCCCTAGCCTCCTCAACCTCGTAGCAAAATCCCCTTTCTCTGTAACTGCCATGGCTGCTGCTGCTCCTTCCAAGGCCGAGCTAGCTAGGGTTCCTCCTGCCATTCAATTGCCGCCACCTCCAATCTCCAAGGCATGGAAatgtcttcctctctctctctctctgtctctctctctttcttcattcccAATTTCGATTCCTGAAAACTTCAATTCTCAGCTTTCAGATCAAAATACGGTTGCctgtgctttatttatttatttttaaatccgtTGATTTTTTACTAATCTTTCTGTAAATGATAGATATCGAATTGCCACCCGCGCCAATCTCCAAAGCATGAAAATCTCTTCCGCCTTTTCTTTTCCTATCCCAATTTTGATTTCTGAAAACTTGGTTTCGCCACTTTTAGCTTGAAATACGGTTgcttctttttttccatttttttttaaaaaaaatttcgttTGTAATATTTCCGGAATTTGTAGATGTCGAGAAGGGCTGTcgatgggctgggctgggctgggctgatgACTTGCTGGATTCGGCCCAGATTAGTTGGGCTTGTGTGGATGTCAGTCCCATCGGTCAATGGCATTTAGGGCCGTTAGATAAGTGGCCCCGTCTCAGACGTATAAGTTTGATATCCTGTTCAGGTCAGCTGCTGGAGTCCAATTCCAGTTTTGGTTATACAGTTCATTAGCCAGGCTTTCTGCCTGAATTGTGGGCCAGTGGAACCAGCTGAGTTGCCAAGTGGCCTTTTGAGGTCGATAGCATATTGGGTTGGGCTTAAGTAATGGCACATGTGCCGGATTGGGCCAAAATTCAGAAGCCCACCACAGTTGTGGGCTTGCCTTCGCTTTACTAGTTCGGCTTTTTGGGCTGTTATTAGATTGTACTGTGTAACCATGTTAGTTATAGAGAGATGATGATTAGTTCTCTTAGAGCACTATGAGTTACAGTGCCCCTAGTTGCATAAGGATGCATGATCTGGTCGATTGATCCGGATTGCTGTAATGTCCTTTTGCAGTTCATTAGCCAGGCTTCTGCCTGAATTGTGGGCCTGTGGAGCCAGCTGAGTTTCCGAGTGGGCTTTTGAGGTCCATAGTATATTGGGTTGGGCTTAAGTAACAGCAGATGTGCTGGATTTGGCCTAAACTCAGGCGCTCACCAAAGTTGTGGGCTTGGCTTCGCTTTACTAGTTAGGCCTTTTGGGCTCTTATTAGATTGTACTGTGTAACCATGTTAGTTATAGAGAGATGATGATTAGTTCTCGTAGAACACTATGAGTTACAATGCCCCTAGTTGCATAAGGATGCATGATCTGGTCGATTGATCCAGATTGCTGTTATGTTCTTTTTCCATTACAAATGTTAGAatacaaaaatcagactgatcggACAACCCTGTCAATGTGAAAGTTGGTGATTATTAACATAgaaaccattttccaagcaatggTGTGATGGTTCAAATTGTCTGGTCTTAGTGATTCTTTAGAACCGTGGGCAGCCCCCCCACTATTGGTCCTTCCAAATGAATGGTTCAAACTGTTGACGAGTCATATTTACCTGTAAGCAGTCTCCAGCCATTAGTTTCTCAGGCAATAAATTAGATGGCTAGAATTGTCTaatcattttatttttacatgctGGCCCATGAATTAGGGGCTGAACCTAATAACTGGCTCAAATCGATTGATTGGACCAAGTGTACCTATGAACTAGGAGCACTATTACTTGGTGCTGTTGGATCACTGGCTCATTTCTCTTGCTTGTAGTATAAACTAAAAATGGGGATCCACTATCTAAACCCATCCTGGTTGACAGTTATGCCTCCCTTGTACTTTTTGGAAGTGCGATAGTGCAAAGATGCATAATCGCCTTATCAAAAGTAGAATAAAAAAATGTCCACAGTTCCAGTGCGTTTTTGTTTTgttgtaattccttcttcttcttcttcttcttcttttagtaGTTAAGGTTGTGAAAGAAAAGGGCCAGGCCAGGGCTGGTGGGGTTTAATGAATTTTAGTATCTACGTGGCTTAGGAAGTGGGGCTCACCATGGTCTTGGGCCAGGCTTTGGGTGGTCTAAATGTAGGCAGGTGGGTATGGGTTGATCCCCGTCACCAATTGATGAATAGCTGTGCCTGAATTAGCCCTAATTCCTGGCTGAAAAGCTAAATGGCCATGTCCATGACTGCCACACATTGGATGATCTGCTACATACCATGGAGGAGTGCTAAAAATATACTTGCTCATGTGGGACTGAAGGGGGCTTtgcagcccatgtgccaatgtggcacacgtgcaaaatccaggccattcatcaagtaggacCACCACAGTTGTAATGAGATGTGGTAGATCCTTATTATAATGCATTTGCATGATTCTATGGATATCAGGGATTTGAATTTATTGCAGATATTTCCTGGAAAACTTAATTTTTACAAACATAAACTTTACAAATTTTAGACATCAGCATGTTTAATCGTTGCTCGCCTTTAAGACTTCCTGTTTTGAGAGAAAATGGGTTGATAAATAAGTAAATATCATAGTGTAGAATATTATTCAAAGGATTGGAGCCACATAGGTCAACTTGAATTTAAAGTGCTGCATGGGAAGTGAAGCTGCCAACCCTAAAGGAGCCAACAGCATTGCAGGCTCATAGTCCTGTGAAATATTTCTATCTAAGATATTAATAGGCGTCCTTAGTGAAGGTGTTAATCACTTCATGGTTCTCTTATTATTACGTCACTGCTCTTGCAGAACTCCATTTCCTGCTGTGGTAGCTAGCTATCGTATCCTATTTCATTGTGGACTGAGACACTGAGCATGCATAAAATGGAATCAGTTGCATTGATGATTTCATCTAGGTTTTCTGTTTCAGTTCAAGATTGCTCTCTGCCAGTTGTCTGTAACTGCAGACAAGGAGAGAAACATTGCTCATGCTCGCAAAGCCATTGAAGAAGCGGCTGAAAAGGGTGCTCAATTGGTTGTCTTGCCTGTAAGTTAAACTCATCAGATATTTGTGGTGTTTCGAATCATGTTTCTTGTTTTTCATGGAATTCCTTATTTATCTGATGAATGATGAGATATTTTGCATATGAAATTGAGGAGTTGCTGAAATACTGAAACATGAATGGCACAAGTTTGTTTGGAAGTTACATTGACaaagttaaaaaaaagaaagctgAAAAATGTGAGGTGGGACTTTGTCTGACATCTTACTACAAAAGTCATTCAGTTAGTGTGTTGAATTTCTGGTTGAACTCTGCAACAATTACAtgctgcatgtttttttttttgccttcatGTTGACAACATGGTTATGGACTTGGCTTAGCAGGGACTATCTGACCTACATGCGGGAGTGAATTGAGTCTGTGTCAGTGTCACTGTTCTCCTTCCCAAATTTATGCTTTCACATGATTAGTTGTCAGCTGAATCTCTTGACTTGTCATCACAGCATAATTCTGGACTGGGCTGTGTGTACAATTTGAGGGGCAAGTCATCTACACCATTGTTGTCAAATGACATATGTGATCATATGTGACTCAAGGGGGGCAGTGCATATATGTGATCGCACAATCACATATTGAATATGCAATGGCAATTTGGCATTATCACAtacttatggcatatgcaatctcATATTTCTGTATGTGACCACATAATGTCCAACAGTCATAAAACCACATATGCGGTATATGCTGtcaaaatggcatatgcgattgcatatgatTACACTGATCTACATGTGTATGGTCAGCTGGAAACTAAATTAAAGGCTTGccttttaattttgttgtttcttttagCCTTATCCCTAGGTGGTGCAACCTAGATATTGAGTCCAAATCGCAATGAAATGAACACGTATACATTCGCAAGGAATATTAGAGTGGAGGgggagaaataactttattgatattcatatttcttttcttaaaaTACCCCAaactattagattgatttcaaatcaatcaataaTATGATAATAAAAATCCTACCAACAAAGATTTGGCctaaaatagcaaaaacaaaCTACTTATTCTTTGATCATATCTTCTGCATCAGCCCCCCATCTTTCACAAATGGAAAATTGATCTTTGACATTTAGGCCTCAAAATTTGCAAGAAATAGCCCATAATCAGCACATGTGGGGCCCTACATCACCAAGAAGGCCAACTCTTGGGTGGATGCTCTAGCTAAAGAGGGGTGCTTCTCATGAGTGTTTGTAAATTGGCTGCAGTTATCCATTGTCTTATTGGATGGTGGGTGGCCCCTTTTTTTCAATATAATTGAGTTTCTTATAAAGAAAAGGTCATCTATATTAACTATTGTCAATTATTATTGCATGAAGTTCATGGAAAATGATCCTTAAAAACCTCTTAATATATGAAAGCACTCTTTTTTAACTTCATAACAATTTTGATGAACTAGACTTAACAACCATGTATTGGTGAGTGGCTTCATAATTCTTAGTTGTTGTACCAATAATGTGTGTTGGTGCTTGTATTCAGGCAAAACATGATTTTTCCAGATCATATTTTGTTGTGTATTAAATTTTAAAAGGGGGGTGTATAGAACAAAAATATCCAACCATTCTTATTCTTTCTTGATAATACTTTATTGGCTATTGTGTTTTCGCAATCATGGTTTCATTGTTTCAGGTCAACTACTTGTTCCTTTTCTGCTTTGTGGATGATTGAAAATCTCTTGTTTGCCTTGGGAGAGATATTGGTTTGACATATTTGTTGGTCTTTTTCATGCTAGGAAATATGGAATAGTCCATATTCAAATGACAGCTTTCCTGTGTATGCTGAGGATATCGATGCTGGTGGTGATGCATCTCCCTCATCTTCTATGTTGTCTGAAGTTGCTTGCAGCAGGCGGATCACGATAGTTGGTGGCTCCATACCAGAACGTTCAGGTGATCGGCTGTACAATACATGTTGCGTATTTGGTACAGATGGAAAGCTGAAGGCTAAACATAGAAAGGTATTGATTAAGCTTTCTTTTCATGCTGATCACTGACAGGTGAAGCCTTTTTTATTCACATGGTATAATGAACATCGAATCTCTTGTAATTCTATTGTCAAGCTTTGCAAATGATATTGCTCTATCTGACCCCTTTGAGAGTTGTATCCTGGCTCCAGACTGCAATTTGATTTGTTGTGTGGACATTACTGGCACTTCGCTTCTTCTTGCCAAGGCGCAAGCCTTGGCCATGTCTTTGTAGTTTATTCTATGATCAAGGTTCTGAAGCTTGTTTTGAGATTTTGAGATCTGCCTCCACCATGTTTGGAGAAGAGTTAAGTTAAAAGCCATCAACCTTTTGAAACCTATACCATGTTTCTTTAGGAGCAAAC is a genomic window of Magnolia sinica isolate HGM2019 chromosome 15, MsV1, whole genome shotgun sequence containing:
- the LOC131228252 gene encoding omega-amidase, chloroplastic isoform X1, giving the protein MRSGIASLSSSLQPGNLLRSSIYRPKPLFSHFALPISIKSPSLLNLVAKSPFSVTAMAAAAPSKAELARVPPAIQLPPPPISKFKIALCQLSVTADKERNIAHARKAIEEAAEKGAQLVVLPEIWNSPYSNDSFPVYAEDIDAGGDASPSSSMLSEVACSRRITIVGGSIPERSGDRLYNTCCVFGTDGKLKAKHRKIHLFDIDIPGKITFIESKTLTAGENPTIVDTEVGRIGIGICYDIRFQELAMLYGARGAHLICYPGAFNMTTGPLHWELLQRARAADNQLYVATCSPARDTSAGYTAWGHSTLVGPFGEVLATTEHDEAIVIAEIDYSLLEVRRTNLPLGKQRRGDLYQLVDVQRLSSH
- the LOC131228252 gene encoding omega-amidase, chloroplastic isoform X2; translation: MRSGIASLSSSLQPGNLLRSSIYRPKPLFSHFALPISIKSPSLLNLVAKSPFSVTAMAAAAPSKAELARVPPAIQLPPPPISKFKIALCQLSVTADKERNIAHARKAIEEAAEKGAQLVVLPEIWNSPYSNDSFPVYAEDIDAGGDASPSSSMLSEVACSRRITIVGGSIPERSGDRLYNTCCVFGTDGKLKAKHRKIHLFDIDIPGKITFIESKTLTAGENPTIVDTEVGRIGIGICYDIRFQELAMLYGARGAHLICYPGAFNMTTGPLHWELLQRASYMWQHVHLLETPALVTLLGVTLLL